One genomic window of Comamonas serinivorans includes the following:
- a CDS encoding mechanosensitive ion channel family protein has translation MDHAWNRLLAKLPAPVQELVALIAPVLQIALIILVAVLLRHLVRKLIAQMTLRYHLPIEFTVGARRIAGFLIYGSALLLVLERLGVSGAVLWSALTGFTAVAAVAFFAAWSVLSNIFCSLLVFTTRLFRLHDHIELLENGEKPGLKGRVIDINLIYTTLEETGNGAQGTELKVPNSLFFQRSLRRWHGPVDGPVTPKPFNPPAEPAAADAGVVPGTPIPAGTANAASVAGSNPAAAA, from the coding sequence ATGGATCACGCCTGGAACCGCCTGCTGGCCAAGCTGCCCGCGCCCGTGCAAGAACTGGTCGCCCTGATCGCGCCCGTGCTGCAGATCGCGCTGATCATCCTCGTCGCCGTGCTGCTGCGCCACCTGGTACGCAAACTCATCGCCCAGATGACGCTGCGCTACCACCTGCCGATCGAGTTCACCGTGGGCGCGCGCCGCATCGCTGGCTTCCTGATCTACGGCAGCGCGCTGCTGCTGGTGCTCGAACGCCTGGGCGTGTCGGGGGCCGTGCTCTGGAGCGCCCTGACCGGCTTCACCGCCGTGGCCGCCGTGGCGTTCTTCGCCGCGTGGAGCGTGCTGTCCAACATCTTCTGCTCGCTGCTCGTCTTCACCACGCGGCTGTTCCGCCTGCACGACCACATCGAGCTGCTGGAAAACGGCGAGAAGCCCGGGCTCAAGGGCCGTGTGATCGACATCAACCTGATCTACACCACGCTGGAGGAAACCGGCAACGGCGCTCAGGGCACCGAGCTCAAGGTCCCCAACAGCCTGTTCTTCCAGCGCAGCCTGCGTCGCTGGCATGGCCCGGTCGACGGCCCGGTGACCCCCAAGCCGTTCAACCCGCCCGCCGAGCCGGCGGCCGCCGATGCCGGCGTCGTGCCTGGCACACCAATCCCTGCAGGCACAGCCAATGCAGCAAGTGTGGCCGGCAGCAACCCCGCCGCTGCCGCCTGA
- a CDS encoding hemolysin family protein yields the protein MSLTQSLLITLLLIALNAFFSAAEIALAASRRVRLRQLASAGDRRADAVAQVQALPGDYFTVVQIAQNAISILGGIVGEGAFSPHLTAWLSGFLEPVWASRLAFVLSFALVTSLFLVLADLMPRRAGMAEPEQVAMRVVGPMVLLTKLLRPVVWCYAALTNGLLALARVPSARDDSITSDDILALTEAGTQAGVLDLPEQRVIENLFELDTRWVSSAMTPRDRIAWFSQNEPEETLKARIAAEPFSTYPVCDETIDRVLGYVDAKELFQRVLTRQPISLKDPSLLHKALVVPDRLSLAEVLTQFRQAQEDFAIIVNEYSLVVGVITLNDVMSTVMGELVTSDDEELIVRRDETSWLIDGTTPITDVARAIGVHTWPHEDEYETLAGFLMTMLRRVPKRTDVVRWSGFSFEVLDVDNFRIDQVMVSRDPDA from the coding sequence ATGAGCCTGACCCAGAGCCTGCTGATCACGCTGCTGCTGATCGCCTTGAACGCGTTCTTCTCCGCGGCCGAAATCGCGCTGGCGGCGTCGCGTCGGGTGCGGCTGCGGCAGCTGGCCAGCGCGGGCGATCGGCGCGCCGACGCCGTGGCCCAGGTGCAGGCGCTGCCGGGCGATTACTTCACGGTGGTGCAGATCGCCCAGAACGCCATCTCCATCCTCGGCGGCATCGTCGGCGAAGGCGCCTTCAGCCCCCACCTCACGGCCTGGCTCTCGGGGTTTCTGGAACCGGTCTGGGCCTCGCGCCTGGCCTTTGTGCTCTCGTTCGCGTTGGTCACCTCGCTGTTCCTGGTGCTGGCCGACCTGATGCCGCGCCGCGCCGGCATGGCCGAGCCCGAGCAGGTGGCCATGCGCGTGGTGGGCCCCATGGTGTTGCTGACCAAGCTGCTGCGCCCCGTGGTGTGGTGCTACGCCGCCCTGACCAACGGCCTGCTGGCCCTGGCGCGGGTGCCTTCGGCGCGCGACGACAGCATCACCTCGGACGACATCCTGGCGCTGACCGAAGCGGGCACCCAGGCCGGCGTGCTGGACCTGCCCGAGCAGCGCGTGATCGAGAACCTGTTCGAGCTGGACACGCGCTGGGTCAGCAGCGCCATGACGCCGCGCGACCGCATCGCCTGGTTTTCGCAGAACGAGCCCGAAGAAACGCTCAAGGCCCGCATCGCGGCCGAGCCCTTTTCCACCTACCCGGTCTGCGACGAAACCATCGACCGCGTACTCGGTTATGTCGACGCCAAGGAGCTGTTCCAGCGTGTGCTGACGCGCCAGCCCATCAGCCTGAAGGACCCTTCGCTGCTGCACAAGGCCCTGGTGGTGCCCGACCGGCTGAGCCTGGCCGAGGTGCTGACGCAGTTCCGCCAGGCGCAGGAAGACTTCGCCATCATCGTCAACGAATACAGCCTGGTGGTCGGCGTCATCACGCTGAACGACGTGATGAGCACCGTGATGGGCGAGCTGGTGACCTCGGACGACGAGGAGCTCATCGTGCGCCGCGACGAGACCTCGTGGCTCATCGACGGCACCACGCCCATCACCGATGTGGCGCGCGCCATCGGCGTGCACACCTGGCCGCACGAAGACGAGTACGAAACCCTGGCCGGCTTCCTCATGACCATGCTGCGGCGCGTGCCCAAGCGCACCGACGTGGTCCGCTGGAGCGGCTTCAGCTTCGAGGTGCTGGACGTGGACAACTTCCGCATCGACCAGGTCATGGTCAGCCGCGACCCCGATGCCTGA
- a CDS encoding YidB family protein yields the protein MFDILIRELAARFGIGDKSSELLRIVLAYMTHKETGGLTGFLERFKAAGLGPIVQSWLGNTVSPKPLNNTQVEAVLGGSGGLLDLLSHHINAPRDNLAGAVAYLIPGLVAKLTPGGSIPSGLPATVTGFIGDAQPLLARPVAASAAGGGGGGLAKWLPWLIGAVVLLLGLSYCSQKGDAPPADGPAQTAPASGASDAASAPAAAGAPDAASDAASGATTPADAPAAAASAAALPASDGAVVLASMPEGAAVVAGEAHGVPLLQVFFDSGKVDVATEFAARSSALVAYLKANADAKAVVSGFNDPTGDPAKNAELSKQRAQAVQAALVAQGIAQDRTVLEKPVDPTGTGISNAAARRVDVVVRP from the coding sequence ATGTTCGACATCCTGATCCGTGAGCTGGCGGCGCGATTTGGCATCGGCGACAAGTCGAGCGAGCTGCTGCGCATCGTGCTGGCCTACATGACCCACAAGGAAACCGGTGGTCTGACGGGCTTCCTCGAACGCTTCAAGGCCGCCGGACTGGGGCCGATCGTGCAGTCGTGGCTGGGCAACACCGTCAGCCCCAAGCCGCTGAACAACACGCAGGTGGAAGCCGTGCTGGGCGGCTCGGGCGGTCTGCTGGACCTGTTGTCGCACCACATCAACGCCCCGCGGGACAACCTGGCGGGCGCGGTGGCCTACCTCATCCCGGGCCTGGTGGCCAAGCTCACGCCGGGTGGCAGCATCCCCAGCGGCTTGCCGGCCACGGTGACCGGTTTCATCGGCGATGCCCAGCCCTTGCTGGCCCGGCCGGTGGCGGCCTCGGCGGCCGGCGGTGGCGGCGGCGGCCTGGCCAAGTGGCTGCCCTGGCTGATCGGTGCCGTCGTGCTGCTGCTGGGCCTGTCGTACTGCAGCCAGAAGGGCGACGCGCCACCGGCCGACGGGCCGGCACAGACCGCGCCGGCCTCTGGTGCGTCCGATGCGGCGTCGGCCCCAGCGGCTGCCGGCGCACCCGATGCGGCATCCGACGCCGCATCTGGCGCCACCACCCCGGCTGACGCGCCGGCTGCGGCTGCCAGCGCGGCGGCCCTGCCCGCCAGCGATGGCGCGGTGGTGCTGGCCAGCATGCCCGAAGGAGCGGCCGTGGTTGCGGGCGAAGCCCATGGCGTGCCGCTGCTGCAGGTGTTCTTCGACTCGGGCAAGGTCGACGTGGCGACCGAGTTCGCGGCCCGGTCGTCGGCCCTGGTGGCCTACCTGAAGGCGAACGCCGACGCCAAGGCCGTGGTGTCGGGCTTCAACGACCCCACGGGCGACCCGGCGAAGAACGCCGAGCTGTCCAAGCAGCGTGCGCAGGCGGTGCAGGCGGCGCTGGTGGCCCAGGGCATTGCCCAGGACCGTACCGTGCTGGAAAAGCCCGTCGACCCGACCGGCACCGGCATCAGCAATGCGGCTGCGCGCCGCGTGGACGTGGTGGTCCGGCCCTGA
- the ruvB gene encoding Holliday junction branch migration DNA helicase RuvB, translated as MSIKTDDFDLPDPPPRVVSAAPLSAGEDALERALRPKLLDDYVGQAKAREQLEIFIGAARKRGEALDHVLLFGPPGLGKTTLSHIIAHELGVNLRQTSGPVLEKPKDLAALLTNLEANDVLFIDEIHRLSPVVEEILYPALEDYQIDIMIGEGPAARSIKLDLQPFTLVGATTRAGMLTNPLRDRFGIVARLEFYTPEELARIVRRSAGLLNVPADAAGAFEIARRSRGTPRIANRLLRRVRDYADVKGEGVITEPIAQAALAMLDVDPEGFDLMDRKLLEAVIHRFDGGPVGLDNVAAAIGEEPGTIEDVIEPYLIQQGFLQRTPRGRVATLAAFRHLGVTPPQNQGSGGLF; from the coding sequence GTGAGCATCAAGACCGACGATTTCGACCTGCCCGACCCGCCGCCGCGCGTGGTGTCGGCCGCGCCCCTGTCCGCGGGCGAAGACGCGCTCGAGCGGGCCTTGCGCCCCAAGCTGCTCGACGACTATGTGGGCCAGGCCAAAGCGCGCGAGCAGCTCGAGATCTTCATTGGCGCAGCGCGCAAGCGCGGTGAGGCGCTGGACCACGTGCTGCTGTTCGGCCCGCCCGGCCTGGGCAAGACCACGCTCTCGCACATCATCGCGCACGAGCTGGGGGTGAACCTGCGCCAGACCAGCGGCCCCGTGCTCGAGAAGCCCAAGGACCTGGCGGCGCTGCTGACCAACCTCGAAGCGAACGATGTGCTGTTCATCGACGAGATCCACCGCCTGTCGCCCGTGGTCGAGGAAATCCTGTACCCCGCGCTGGAGGACTACCAGATCGACATCATGATCGGCGAGGGCCCGGCCGCGCGCAGCATCAAGCTTGACCTGCAGCCCTTCACGCTGGTCGGCGCGACCACGCGCGCGGGCATGTTGACCAACCCGCTGCGCGACCGCTTCGGCATCGTCGCGCGGCTGGAGTTCTACACGCCCGAGGAACTGGCGCGCATCGTGCGCCGCAGCGCCGGCCTGCTGAACGTGCCGGCCGACGCGGCCGGCGCCTTCGAGATCGCGCGCCGCTCGCGCGGCACGCCGCGCATCGCCAACCGCCTGCTGCGCCGCGTGCGCGACTACGCCGACGTGAAGGGCGAGGGGGTCATCACCGAGCCGATTGCCCAGGCCGCGCTGGCCATGCTCGACGTGGACCCTGAAGGGTTCGATCTGATGGACCGCAAGCTGCTCGAGGCTGTGATCCACCGTTTCGACGGCGGCCCCGTGGGCCTGGACAACGTGGCCGCGGCGATCGGCGAAGAGCCCGGCACCATCGAAGACGTGATCGAGCCCTACCTGATCCAGCAGGGTTTTCTGCAGCGCACGCCGCGCGGCCGCGTCGCCACGCTGGCGGCGTTTCGCCACCTGGGCGTGACGCCACCCCAGAATCAAGGATCAGGCGGTCTGTTTTGA
- a CDS encoding MarR family winged helix-turn-helix transcriptional regulator has translation MSTASPSERAPRERCNCFLIRSLSRKITQLYDDVLAPSGLRGTQFSLMLTARKGLDGAPASVSALADRLNTDRTTLTRNLRILQAAGHIELVAGRDARSKCVQLTPAGEAALSHAQTLWREAQREVRTRCGDDTVDQFQQLALTMLPRLGEVAA, from the coding sequence ATGAGCACCGCTTCACCCTCCGAGCGTGCACCGCGAGAGCGCTGCAACTGCTTCCTCATCCGCAGCCTGTCGCGCAAGATCACGCAGCTTTACGACGATGTGCTGGCGCCCAGCGGTCTGCGGGGCACGCAGTTCAGCCTGATGCTGACGGCGCGCAAGGGGCTGGATGGCGCACCGGCCTCGGTGTCGGCGCTGGCGGACCGGCTCAACACCGACCGCACCACGCTGACGCGCAACCTGCGCATCCTGCAGGCGGCGGGCCACATCGAGCTGGTGGCGGGGCGCGACGCGCGCAGCAAATGCGTGCAGCTGACGCCCGCGGGCGAGGCCGCGCTGAGCCACGCGCAGACCTTGTGGCGTGAGGCGCAGCGCGAGGTGCGCACGCGTTGCGGCGACGACACGGTGGATCAATTCCAGCAGCTGGCCCTGACCATGCTGCCGCGCCTGGGCGAGGTGGCCGCATGA
- a CDS encoding AMP-binding protein gives MTYTLAPTSPLHALPSVAGIYLNAFRVHAAQPAVISEQGTLTYAELARRSFQLARQLEAMGLKVGDGVCLLSGNRFEALLVVIACHLLGLRSTALHPLGSLADHLFTLEEVTAKAVIVDTQRFEARGRDYAQARFASGLQLQVLTMDAVDYGANVMAQSAQQSDAPVVRDIPSDAVSKLGFTGGTTGKPKGVVHTQRVSVTTITQQNQAWDWPRPASALRFLAVTPISHAAGSIISSVFSQGGAVCLQDKFTPQGFAHTVKALGITATFLVPTQIYDLLDADIAPADLASLQLVLYGAAPINVARITQAVQTFGPIFGQLYGQAESPMAISYLSKDAHDLRQPHRLASAGTVIAGNTVALLNEAGEPVPTGEIGEICVRGPLVMAGYFQRPEETDKVFRGDWLHTGDLARFDADGYLYLVDRAKDMVISGGFNVYPTEVENCLATHPAVSNSAVIGIPHARWGEAVVAVVVQKPGLSLDAQALEAELIALVHKDKGPVQTPKKVVFVDSIPVTNLGKMDKKAMRVTFAGLFD, from the coding sequence ATGACGTACACCCTCGCCCCCACCAGCCCGCTGCACGCCCTGCCCTCGGTGGCCGGCATCTACCTCAATGCCTTTCGCGTGCACGCGGCCCAGCCGGCCGTGATCAGCGAGCAGGGCACCTTGACGTACGCCGAGCTGGCCCGCCGCAGCTTCCAGCTCGCGCGCCAGCTCGAAGCCATGGGTTTGAAGGTCGGCGACGGCGTGTGCCTTCTGTCGGGCAACCGCTTCGAAGCGCTGCTCGTCGTCATCGCCTGCCACCTGCTGGGCTTGCGCAGCACGGCGCTGCACCCGCTGGGCTCGCTGGCCGACCACCTGTTCACGCTGGAAGAAGTGACCGCCAAGGCGGTGATCGTCGACACCCAGCGCTTCGAGGCGCGTGGCCGCGACTACGCCCAGGCGCGCTTCGCGTCGGGCCTGCAGCTGCAGGTGCTGACCATGGATGCCGTGGACTATGGCGCCAACGTGATGGCGCAGAGCGCACAGCAAAGCGATGCCCCGGTGGTGCGCGACATCCCCAGCGACGCGGTCTCCAAGCTCGGCTTCACCGGCGGCACCACGGGCAAGCCCAAGGGCGTGGTCCACACCCAGCGCGTGTCCGTCACCACCATCACGCAGCAGAACCAGGCCTGGGACTGGCCGCGCCCGGCCTCGGCCCTGCGCTTCCTCGCCGTCACGCCCATCTCGCATGCCGCGGGCTCCATCATCAGCTCGGTGTTCAGCCAGGGCGGCGCCGTCTGCCTGCAGGACAAGTTCACGCCGCAAGGCTTTGCGCACACGGTGAAGGCACTGGGCATCACCGCCACCTTCCTGGTGCCGACGCAGATCTACGACCTGCTCGACGCCGACATCGCGCCGGCCGACTTGGCCAGCCTGCAGCTGGTGCTGTATGGCGCGGCGCCCATCAACGTCGCGCGCATCACGCAGGCGGTGCAGACCTTCGGCCCCATCTTCGGCCAGCTCTATGGCCAGGCCGAATCCCCCATGGCCATCAGCTACCTGAGCAAGGATGCGCACGACCTGCGCCAGCCCCACCGCCTGGCGTCGGCCGGCACCGTCATCGCCGGCAACACCGTGGCCCTGCTGAACGAGGCCGGCGAGCCCGTGCCCACAGGGGAGATCGGTGAGATCTGCGTTCGCGGGCCCCTGGTGATGGCCGGGTACTTCCAGCGTCCTGAAGAAACCGACAAGGTGTTCCGCGGTGACTGGCTGCACACGGGCGACCTGGCCCGCTTCGACGCAGACGGCTACCTCTACCTCGTCGACCGCGCCAAGGACATGGTGATTTCCGGCGGCTTCAACGTCTACCCCACCGAGGTGGAGAACTGCCTGGCCACCCACCCGGCCGTGTCCAACTCCGCCGTCATCGGCATTCCGCATGCGCGCTGGGGCGAAGCCGTGGTCGCCGTGGTCGTGCAAAAGCCGGGGCTCAGCCTTGACGCGCAAGCCCTGGAAGCCGAGCTGATCGCACTCGTCCACAAGGACAAAGGCCCGGTGCAAACGCCCAAAAAGGTCGTGTTCGTCGACAGCATCCCCGTCACCAACCTGGGCAAGATGGACAAGAAAGCCATGCGCGTGACATTTGCAGGCCTGTTCGACTGA
- a CDS encoding MATE family efflux transporter, whose amino-acid sequence MNTQALPSGAQVAPPAGPAGVVAEPSAAPAAPAQPATLSGNPLLDAPIFPTLTRLAIPNTVALVMAVLVAIAETFYVGRLGTVPLAAMALVFPFVMLMGMLSNGAMGSGVSSAISRAFGSGDREKAAVLAVHAAAIGGGLGLIYTLVFVVGGATFYRALGGTGEVLAAATHYGQILFAGAVLVWLCNTLASVVRGTGNMRLPSIVLMAASAVQIVVGGVLALGLGPVPRWGMTGVAIGNIVAMALADLAFVAYLLWGQDKLRLPRGGVRLSWPMFRDILRVGAIACLSPLQTSLSALLFTGMVARLGPDALAGYGIGQRLEFLLIPIAFGIGMAAVPMVGMAMGAGQAARARRVAWTGAAMAAVLLGVIGVLVLIWPHLWSGIFTQSGAVQAVANQYLRTVGPGFALFGFGLVLYFSSLGAGPGHLMGVVLANTARLVFVAVGGWWLLHTGRGSAENLFVLALASMLVFGAATAVAVKLTPWRSPKR is encoded by the coding sequence ATGAACACCCAAGCCCTGCCTTCTGGTGCCCAGGTGGCACCCCCTGCCGGCCCGGCCGGCGTTGTGGCCGAGCCGTCCGCGGCGCCGGCCGCACCCGCCCAGCCGGCCACGCTTTCGGGCAACCCGTTGCTCGATGCGCCCATCTTCCCCACGCTGACGCGCCTGGCCATCCCCAACACGGTGGCGCTGGTCATGGCCGTGCTGGTGGCGATTGCCGAGACCTTTTACGTCGGGCGCCTGGGCACGGTGCCGCTGGCGGCCATGGCGCTGGTGTTCCCCTTCGTCATGCTGATGGGCATGCTGAGCAACGGCGCCATGGGCAGCGGGGTGTCGTCGGCCATCAGCCGCGCGTTTGGCTCGGGCGACCGCGAGAAGGCGGCCGTGCTGGCCGTGCACGCGGCGGCAATCGGCGGTGGCCTGGGGCTGATCTACACGCTGGTGTTCGTGGTCGGGGGCGCGACCTTCTACCGCGCGCTGGGGGGCACGGGCGAGGTGCTGGCGGCGGCGACGCATTACGGCCAGATCCTGTTCGCGGGCGCGGTCCTGGTGTGGCTGTGCAACACGCTGGCGTCGGTCGTGCGTGGCACCGGCAACATGCGCTTGCCGTCCATCGTGCTGATGGCGGCTTCGGCGGTGCAGATCGTGGTCGGCGGCGTGCTGGCGCTGGGCCTGGGCCCGGTTCCCCGTTGGGGCATGACCGGGGTGGCGATCGGCAACATCGTCGCCATGGCCCTGGCCGACCTGGCCTTCGTCGCCTACCTGCTGTGGGGGCAGGACAAGCTGCGCCTGCCGCGCGGCGGCGTGCGCCTGTCCTGGCCCATGTTCCGCGACATCCTGCGCGTGGGGGCCATTGCCTGCCTGTCGCCGCTGCAGACGTCGCTGTCGGCCCTGCTGTTCACGGGCATGGTGGCGCGCTTGGGCCCCGACGCCCTGGCCGGCTACGGCATCGGCCAGCGGCTCGAGTTCCTGCTGATCCCCATCGCCTTTGGCATCGGCATGGCGGCCGTGCCCATGGTGGGCATGGCCATGGGGGCCGGGCAGGCGGCGCGGGCGCGTCGCGTGGCCTGGACCGGGGCGGCCATGGCGGCCGTGCTGCTGGGGGTGATCGGCGTGCTGGTGCTGATCTGGCCGCACCTGTGGTCGGGCATCTTCACGCAAAGCGGGGCTGTGCAGGCGGTGGCCAACCAGTACCTGCGCACCGTGGGGCCGGGCTTTGCCTTGTTCGGCTTTGGCCTGGTGCTGTACTTCTCGTCGCTGGGGGCCGGGCCGGGCCACCTGATGGGGGTGGTGCTGGCCAACACCGCGCGCCTGGTGTTCGTGGCCGTGGGCGGCTGGTGGCTGCTGCACACGGGGCGCGGCAGTGCCGAGAACCTGTTCGTGCTGGCCCTGGCCTCCATGCTGGTGTTCGGTGCCGCCACGGCGGTGGCGGTCAAGCTCACGCCGTGGCGCTCGCCCAAGCGTTGA
- a CDS encoding peroxiredoxin: protein MRSPALALSPAAPRARWLLALCLAVAAPLAQAALAVGQPAPPVRAEAALAGKPQAFELAAALKRGPVVLYFFPKAFTQGCTIEANAFAEASPQFTTADATVIGMSHDDIATLTRFSSEACRDRFAVAADPQGRVIRAFDAEAAARPGTAQRLSYVIGQDGRIAFVHSGANPLEHVSETLKAVQALQAKR, encoded by the coding sequence ATGCGTTCGCCTGCCCTTGCCTTGTCCCCCGCAGCCCCACGCGCGCGCTGGCTGCTTGCCCTGTGCCTGGCGGTGGCCGCACCACTGGCCCAGGCGGCGCTGGCCGTGGGCCAGCCTGCACCGCCTGTGCGTGCCGAGGCCGCGCTGGCCGGCAAGCCCCAGGCCTTCGAGCTGGCCGCCGCCCTGAAGCGCGGCCCCGTGGTGCTGTATTTCTTCCCCAAGGCCTTCACCCAGGGCTGCACCATCGAGGCCAACGCCTTCGCCGAGGCCTCGCCGCAGTTCACCACCGCGGACGCCACGGTGATCGGCATGTCGCACGACGACATCGCCACGCTGACGCGCTTCTCGTCCGAGGCCTGCCGCGACCGCTTCGCCGTGGCCGCCGACCCGCAGGGCCGGGTCATCCGCGCCTTCGACGCCGAAGCCGCCGCCCGGCCCGGCACCGCCCAGCGCCTGTCCTACGTCATCGGCCAGGACGGGCGCATCGCCTTTGTGCACAGCGGTGCCAACCCGCTCGAGCATGTGAGCGAAACCCTGAAGGCCGTGCAGGCCTTGCAGGCCAAGCGCTGA
- a CDS encoding flavin-containing monooxygenase, which translates to MTEAGTPTRPIDKEALRQKYLLERDKRLRADGNDQYLELKGEHAHYLEDPYTPVQPRAPKTDHVTFAFIGAGFAGLATAARLKEAGVQGVRLIEKGGDVGGTWYWNRYPGAQCDTASMIYMPLLEETGHMPTEKYAHAPEILAHCQRIARHYDLYDDALFHTQVESLTWDEAGSRWQIRTQRGDAFTAQFIGLGTGPLHIPKLPGIPGIDTFQGHSFHTSRWDYAYTGGDPLGAPMDKLRDKRVAIIGTGATSVQCIPHLARSCQQLFVCQRTPSSVDVRANAPIDPEWFARIATPGWQQRWLENFTENQAGGSPTVDLVQDGWTDLNRRIRAQIGRLPPGERTVATMLAAYEDADFQKMEEIRARVDELVDDADTAAKLKAWYRQLCKRPCFHDAYLQSFNEPGVTLLDTDGQGVERITPRGVVVAGVEYPVDCIIYASGFEVGTAFQRRAGFDLTGEGGRTLSEHWANGMRTLHGMHVHGFPNAFFVQPTQGANLISNVPHNLTDGARSIAAVVSHALAGGHARVEVTPEAEEAWVELLRTAPGRMTSSPDCTPGYYNNEGRDPGPAARLNVGYPAGPAAYFKYIAAWRASGRYEGLAFSS; encoded by the coding sequence ATGACCGAAGCTGGCACCCCGACACGCCCCATCGACAAGGAAGCCCTGCGTCAGAAATACCTGTTGGAACGCGACAAGCGCCTGCGCGCCGATGGCAACGACCAATACCTGGAGCTCAAGGGCGAACACGCCCACTACCTGGAAGACCCCTACACGCCGGTGCAACCGCGCGCGCCCAAGACGGACCACGTGACCTTCGCCTTCATCGGCGCGGGGTTTGCCGGCCTGGCCACGGCGGCGCGGCTGAAAGAGGCCGGCGTGCAGGGCGTGCGCCTGATCGAGAAGGGCGGCGACGTCGGCGGCACCTGGTACTGGAACCGCTACCCCGGCGCCCAGTGCGACACGGCCTCGATGATCTACATGCCGCTGCTCGAGGAAACCGGCCACATGCCGACCGAGAAGTACGCGCATGCGCCCGAGATCCTGGCCCATTGCCAGCGCATCGCGCGCCATTACGACCTTTACGACGACGCGCTGTTCCACACCCAGGTCGAGTCGCTGACCTGGGACGAGGCCGGCTCGCGCTGGCAGATCCGCACACAGCGCGGCGATGCCTTCACGGCCCAGTTCATCGGCCTGGGCACGGGGCCGCTGCACATCCCCAAGCTGCCCGGCATCCCGGGCATCGACACCTTCCAGGGCCACTCTTTTCACACCAGCCGCTGGGACTACGCCTACACCGGCGGCGACCCGCTGGGCGCGCCCATGGACAAGCTGCGCGACAAGCGCGTGGCCATCATCGGCACGGGGGCGACCTCGGTGCAGTGCATCCCGCACCTGGCCCGCAGCTGTCAGCAGCTCTTCGTGTGCCAGCGCACGCCGTCGTCGGTGGATGTGCGGGCCAACGCGCCCATCGACCCCGAGTGGTTTGCCCGCATCGCCACGCCCGGCTGGCAGCAGCGCTGGCTCGAGAACTTCACCGAAAACCAGGCCGGCGGCTCGCCGACCGTGGACCTGGTGCAGGACGGCTGGACCGACCTGAACCGCCGCATCCGCGCCCAGATCGGCCGCCTGCCACCCGGCGAGCGCACCGTGGCCACCATGCTGGCGGCCTACGAAGACGCGGACTTCCAGAAGATGGAGGAAATCCGCGCCCGCGTTGACGAGTTGGTGGACGACGCCGACACCGCCGCCAAGCTCAAAGCCTGGTACCGCCAGCTGTGCAAGCGGCCCTGCTTCCATGACGCCTACCTGCAGTCGTTCAACGAACCCGGTGTCACGCTGCTGGACACCGACGGCCAGGGCGTGGAGCGCATCACGCCCCGCGGCGTGGTGGTGGCCGGCGTCGAGTACCCGGTGGACTGCATCATCTACGCCTCGGGTTTCGAGGTGGGCACGGCGTTCCAGCGTCGGGCCGGGTTCGACCTGACCGGCGAGGGCGGTCGCACCCTGTCCGAGCACTGGGCAAACGGCATGCGCACGCTGCATGGCATGCACGTGCACGGCTTCCCCAACGCCTTTTTCGTGCAGCCCACCCAGGGTGCCAACCTGATCTCGAACGTGCCGCACAACCTCACCGACGGCGCACGCAGCATCGCCGCCGTGGTGTCGCACGCGCTGGCGGGGGGGCATGCCCGCGTCGAGGTCACGCCCGAGGCCGAAGAGGCCTGGGTCGAGCTGCTGCGCACCGCGCCCGGCCGCATGACCTCGTCCCCCGACTGCACGCCGGGCTACTACAACAACGAAGGCCGCGACCCCGGCCCCGCCGCGCGCCTGAACGTGGGCTACCCCGCCGGGCCCGCGGCCTACTTCAAGTACATCGCCGCCTGGCGCGCCAGCGGCCGCTACGAGGGGTTGGCGTTCAGCAGCTGA